In Heteronotia binoei isolate CCM8104 ecotype False Entrance Well chromosome 4, APGP_CSIRO_Hbin_v1, whole genome shotgun sequence, a genomic segment contains:
- the WDR41 gene encoding WD repeat-containing protein 41 isoform X2, translated as MCLWNAQTGEKLFELHAHTQKITAIAAFPVSYACEEKCHMILTAGADRAVIIWDCDNGRQIHKVSCFHSTVKCLTVLQRLDVWLSGGSDLCVWNRKLDLLCKTSHLTDSDISAMIELPKNCVAAAVGKELIILRLKTSRDGTEWDVFEVKRLLDHQDNILSLISISDLIFATGSHVGELIVWDALDWTMHAYECDWDASLHVDPQQEIKLSHSQNKISIQHLASDEECVFAAVGKGIYVYNLQMKRVIAFQRTAHDSTVLHIAKVLNRQLISCSEDGSVRIWELREKQQLAAEPVPSGFFSIWGFGRATKQANNTAKKAPESTTVYSLDLTGDLIGHSSAVQMFLYFGEHGLATCSADHLIILWKDGEQESRLRSLMLFHKLEQSENLQLGI; from the exons acTGGAGAGAAGCTTTTTGAACTACATGCACATACTCAGAAAATCACAGCTATTGCAGCTTTTCCTGTATCTTATGCATGTGAAGAAAAATGTCATATGATTCTGACAGCAGGTGCAGATAGGGCTGTTATT ATTTGGGACTGTGACAATGGCAGGCAAATTCATAAAGTGTCCTGTTTTCATTCCACTGTAAAG TGTTTGACAGTTCTTCAAAGGCTGGATGTATGGTTATCTGGAGGGAGCGATCTGTGTGTTTGGAACCGAAAATTAGATCTGTTGTGTAAGACAAGTCATCTTACTGATTCAG ATATCAGTGCAATGATTGAATTGCCAAAAAATTGTGTGGCTGCAGCTGTTGGCAAAGAATTGA TAATTCTTAGACTGAAAACTTCCAGAGATGGAACTGAGTGGGATGTCTTTGAAGTGAAACGCCTTCTTGACCATCAAGATAATATTTTGTCATTGATTAGCATCAGTG ATTTGATTTTTGCAACAGGCTCCCATGTGGGTGAGCTAATAGTCTGGGATGCATTAGACTGGACAATGCATGCATATGAATGCGACTGGGATGCATCTCTTCATGTGGACCCACAACAAGAAATAAAACTATCACACAGTCAAAATAAAATTTCAATTCAGCATTTAGCATCTGATGAAGAG TGTGTGTTTGCTGCTGTTGGAAAGGGCATATACGTGTATAACCTTCAAATGAAGCGTGTGATTGCCTTCCAGAGGACTGCTCATGACTCTACTGTACTGCACATTGCAAAAGTTCTAAACAG ACAATTAATATCCTGCTCAGAAGATGGTAGTGTTCGGATATGGGAACTACGAGAAAAGCAGCAACTTGCAGCTGAGCCTGTTCCATCAG GTTTTTTTAGTATTTGGGGATTTGGAAGGGCAACCAAGCAAGCCAACAACACTGCTAAAAAGGCACCAGAGAGCACCACTGTTTATTCTTTGGATCTTACTGGGGATTTGATTGGGCACTCATCAGCTGTGCAG ATGTTCCTCTATTTTGGTGAACATGGTCTGGCAACGTGCTCTGCTGATCATCTCATTATTTTGTGGAAAGATGGAGAACAAGAGTCTAGACTGCGTAGCTTAATGTTGTTCCATAAATTAGAACAAAGTGAAAATTTGCAACTTGGGATCTGA